The genome window TTTCAAAAGATTCTGTTACTCTCAGAGCAAGGCTTTTGAAACCGGAGAGGGTTGAGAAAAGGAAAGCTTATCCCCTGATTGTGTCCCTGCATGGGGCAGGAGAACGAGGAAATGACAATCGACAACAGCTAAAATTTCTACCTCAGCAAATGGCAAAATCTCCTTGCCGAGAGACGTTTCCCTGTTTTGTTCTGGCACCGCAATGCCCGCGCGGCATGAATTGGTCGTCGACTGTAATCCAGGCTGACACTCCCGCCGGCGAAGATAAAATGCTGCTTGATCAGATTCACAAGTTAATTCTGGACATTTGCAGTAAATATCCCATTGATCAACAGAGGATTTACGTCACAGGATATTCGATGGGAGGCTTTGGGACCTGGAGTATGATTGCCCGTTACCCGGAATTGTTTGCTGCAGCCGTACCGATTTGCGGTGGAGGCAATCCGGAAACAGTATCCAGATTCTCAAAGATGGCCATCTGGATTGCTCACGGAGATGCAGATCAGACCATACCGGTAGCTTCTTCAAGAAGGATGGTCAAGGCACTTCAACAGGTGGGCAGTTCACCAGTTTACGTGGAGTTAAGGGGAGTCACTCATGATAGCTGGACACCCACATACAGCGAGCAGTCCGGAATGATGGAATGGTTATTCAAACAAAGAAGATCTCCGGGCAGTTCTCATTGAAAATCTTCTGAACTCTCTATCTCAAATGGTCCCAGATCCCATGCCTGAGAAATACCTTCTATCCAATCTTGCAAATCGAATGTACAACAATAATTAACCATAATTATTGTTGTACATTAGTAAATGTGAATGTAACATGAATATTGGCATGACTGTTATTTTGTACCGAGGAATATGAGTTTATGTTCAATCGAAATAACGTTATTTATCTGATTTTAAGATCTTTTTATTGTTGGATTATTCTTCTCAGTTCTCCTGATTTTGAGACGACCTGCCTGCGAGCAGATACAGGCAGTCAGAAGCCAGAATCCAGGGTAGAGAAAGCGAGAAGTAACCCTGCCACTAAGACGTCGATGTCCCTGGCAAGCATTAAAGATTCTTTTCTTGCTCACGATGCTGATGAGAATGGTCAGTTATCCAGATCAGAATTTCTCAAATCGTTTCCTGAACAGAATCAACCCGTCGCTCAAAGAGACTTTAAGCTATTCAATCGTGATGGTGATCAGGCTCTGTCATTTGAGGAATACCGTACAATTCCAGGTCTCGTTCCTAAACGATTTCGTGGTTCGATCACTCATTCTTTGGCTGCTTATCTTGAAAAACAGACAGACGTCATTAATCAGAACTGGAAGAAGTGGGACACGGATGGAAACGACCGCCTGTCCCCTGAGGAATTCAAGTCAGCGAAACTTGAAGATCAGATCCCAGGCATACCCCAGACCACTCTGAAAGATTGGGACCGGGATGACGATGGAACCGTCAGCCGGGAGGACTGCCGTCATGTACTGGAAGCGGCTTACGGATTGAGACGCCTGAATGGTCAGCCCCTTGAGCTACCGACCGGTCAAGTAGTTTACTGGTGGCATTTCAAGGATCTGGATCGAGACCGGAATGAT of Gimesia sp. contains these proteins:
- a CDS encoding dienelactone hydrolase family protein, whose product is MKVSKSTIGFIMAWILVNAGFFTFLSSNHDKTKTEIILAPEIVNEFESLPTPNLTGISKDSVTLRARLLKPERVEKRKAYPLIVSLHGAGERGNDNRQQLKFLPQQMAKSPCRETFPCFVLAPQCPRGMNWSSTVIQADTPAGEDKMLLDQIHKLILDICSKYPIDQQRIYVTGYSMGGFGTWSMIARYPELFAAAVPICGGGNPETVSRFSKMAIWIAHGDADQTIPVASSRRMVKALQQVGSSPVYVELRGVTHDSWTPTYSEQSGMMEWLFKQRRSPGSSH